From the genome of Cellvibrio japonicus Ueda107, one region includes:
- a CDS encoding MFS transporter: protein MKQPTLPFWQVWNVSFGFLGVQFGFALQNANVSRVLSDLGADLHSLSLFWLAAPVMGLIVQPIVGAASDRTWNRMGRRNPYILGGAIAAALGMLLMPNAPLFVSIMAPMIFGGLMLALMDGAFNVTMQPFRALVSDMVPSQQRTLGYSVQSLLINIGAVIGSILPFLLTNVIGLSNTAARGEVAPTVMWAFYIGASVMLGTVLWTVFRTREYPPEEYSRYKGLTLNTAPAPKASLSQRLAGFWQLFINMPQTMRQLAVVQFFSWFALFIMWVYTTPAITQHIWHIEAKWFDPNYLHSLDAIPAEIAAAKGAAGDWVGIIFAAYSLFAALFSVVLARIANKFGRKLTYSLSLLVGGLGYISFLFMQDATQVDVNLLITQVTIPQGALNLIFPMIGIGIAWAAILAMPYAILAGSLPADKTGVYMGIFNFTIAAPQIVSGLVAGQILKHVFHNEAIYIVVLAGVAMVLGAISVVFVKDDRNDDVELSPQGH, encoded by the coding sequence ATGAAGCAACCTACACTCCCCTTCTGGCAGGTTTGGAATGTCAGCTTTGGTTTTTTAGGAGTGCAATTCGGCTTTGCGCTGCAAAATGCCAACGTCAGCCGTGTACTGTCGGATTTGGGCGCAGATTTGCACTCGCTGTCCCTGTTTTGGCTTGCGGCACCGGTCATGGGGCTCATCGTACAACCCATCGTCGGTGCAGCGTCTGACCGCACCTGGAACCGTATGGGGCGCCGCAATCCCTATATCCTGGGCGGCGCCATCGCCGCGGCATTGGGCATGTTGCTAATGCCCAATGCGCCGCTCTTTGTCTCCATCATGGCACCCATGATTTTTGGCGGACTTATGTTGGCACTGATGGACGGTGCCTTTAATGTCACTATGCAGCCATTCCGTGCGCTGGTATCCGATATGGTTCCCAGCCAACAGCGCACCCTTGGCTATTCCGTGCAATCGCTGCTGATCAATATAGGCGCGGTGATAGGCTCCATCCTGCCCTTCCTGCTCACCAATGTGATCGGACTGTCGAATACCGCGGCCAGGGGTGAAGTAGCCCCTACGGTAATGTGGGCATTTTATATCGGTGCCAGTGTGATGCTGGGCACCGTGCTCTGGACAGTGTTCCGCACCAGGGAGTATCCGCCCGAGGAGTACAGTCGCTACAAGGGGTTAACGCTGAATACTGCCCCTGCTCCCAAAGCTTCCCTGAGTCAGCGCCTGGCAGGCTTCTGGCAACTGTTTATCAATATGCCCCAAACCATGCGCCAATTGGCTGTTGTGCAGTTTTTCTCCTGGTTTGCCCTGTTCATCATGTGGGTGTACACCACTCCCGCCATTACCCAGCATATCTGGCACATTGAAGCCAAGTGGTTTGACCCGAATTACCTGCACTCCCTTGATGCCATTCCCGCAGAGATTGCTGCGGCCAAAGGTGCAGCCGGGGATTGGGTGGGCATTATCTTCGCCGCCTACTCGCTGTTCGCCGCTCTTTTTTCTGTTGTGCTAGCCCGTATCGCCAATAAATTCGGCCGCAAGCTGACCTACTCGCTATCCCTGCTGGTGGGCGGTCTGGGTTATATCAGCTTCCTGTTTATGCAGGATGCAACCCAGGTTGATGTAAATCTGTTGATCACCCAGGTCACCATTCCCCAGGGAGCCCTCAACCTGATTTTCCCGATGATTGGCATTGGTATCGCCTGGGCCGCCATTCTCGCCATGCCCTATGCGATCCTGGCCGGCTCATTGCCTGCGGATAAAACCGGGGTGTACATGGGGATATTCAATTTCACGATCGCCGCACCACAGATCGTCTCGGGGCTGGTTGCCGGCCAGATCCTTAAGCATGTCTTCCACAATGAAGCGATTTATATCGTCGTATTGGCCGGTGTCGCCATGGTTCTCGGCGCCATCTCGGTGGTTTTCGTTAAAGACGACCGTAACGATGATGTTGAGTTAAGCCCACAGGGCCACTGA
- a CDS encoding alpha-glucosidase family protein, with protein MTTTPWWRGAVIYQVYPRSLMDTNGDGIGDIPGIIKKLDYIASLGVDAIWVSPFFKSPMKDFGYDISDYRDIDPIFGTLSDFDELISKAHARNIKIIIDQVLSHTSDQHAWFLESRESRDNPKADWYVWVDPQPDGTPPNNWLAIFGGSAWEWEPRRCQYYLHNFLRTQPDLNYHCPQVREQILQEVEFWLKRGVDGLRLDAINFCFHDKELRSNPAKPEAERKGRGFKEDNPYAFQKHIFDNTRPENLAFLESLRQLMDRYPGTVTLGEISAEDSLKTMAEYTSGNDRLHMAYSFELLVDKLSGNYIRNTVETLEANLAEGWPCWSIGNHDVVRFMSRWGGEAQSPELAKTLNAMLLSLRGSVCSYQGEELGLTEADIQQHELQDPYGITFWPRFKGRDGCRTPMPWDSSLEYAGFSSAKPWLPVSAKHLALSIDKQESNQASVLNAYRHFMQWRKTQAALRFGGIEFLSSSESHLVFVRRHGNEALLCGFNFSAQPAVIELGQVLGLESITGHGFATQSSRSNNIGLPGYSAFFASLV; from the coding sequence ATGACGACAACCCCCTGGTGGCGCGGCGCGGTTATTTATCAGGTATACCCCCGCAGTTTGATGGATACCAATGGCGATGGCATTGGTGATATTCCCGGCATTATCAAAAAGCTCGACTACATCGCCAGCCTGGGTGTGGACGCCATTTGGGTATCGCCATTTTTCAAGTCGCCGATGAAAGACTTCGGTTACGACATTAGTGACTATCGGGATATTGATCCCATCTTTGGAACCCTGAGTGATTTTGATGAGCTGATCAGCAAAGCCCATGCGCGCAATATCAAGATTATTATCGATCAGGTGCTCAGCCATACCTCGGACCAGCATGCCTGGTTTTTGGAGAGCCGCGAGTCGCGCGACAACCCGAAAGCTGATTGGTATGTGTGGGTAGATCCTCAACCCGACGGAACCCCCCCCAACAATTGGTTGGCAATTTTTGGGGGCTCTGCCTGGGAGTGGGAGCCGCGTCGTTGTCAATATTACCTGCATAACTTTTTGCGTACCCAGCCAGATTTAAATTACCACTGTCCGCAAGTGCGCGAGCAAATTTTGCAGGAAGTGGAGTTCTGGTTGAAACGCGGCGTGGATGGTTTGCGCCTTGATGCCATTAACTTCTGCTTTCACGATAAGGAATTGCGTTCCAATCCTGCCAAGCCGGAAGCAGAGCGTAAGGGGCGAGGCTTTAAGGAAGACAACCCCTACGCATTCCAGAAACACATATTTGATAATACCCGCCCGGAAAACCTGGCTTTCCTGGAGTCCTTGCGCCAGTTAATGGATCGTTATCCCGGGACGGTAACCCTCGGTGAAATTTCAGCCGAGGACTCCCTGAAAACCATGGCGGAATACACCTCCGGTAACGACCGTTTGCATATGGCGTATAGCTTTGAACTGCTGGTCGATAAGTTATCCGGCAACTATATCCGCAATACGGTGGAAACCCTGGAAGCCAATTTGGCTGAGGGCTGGCCCTGTTGGTCTATAGGCAACCACGATGTGGTGCGATTTATGTCGCGTTGGGGCGGTGAGGCACAATCCCCCGAACTCGCCAAAACCCTCAATGCCATGCTGCTTTCATTGCGCGGCAGTGTGTGTAGCTATCAGGGGGAAGAACTGGGTTTGACAGAAGCGGATATCCAGCAGCATGAGTTGCAAGATCCCTATGGTATTACCTTCTGGCCTCGCTTCAAGGGGCGCGATGGATGTAGAACGCCAATGCCCTGGGACTCATCCCTGGAATACGCGGGATTTTCCAGTGCAAAACCATGGCTACCCGTATCGGCAAAACACCTGGCGCTCTCCATCGATAAACAGGAAAGCAATCAGGCATCTGTGCTGAACGCCTATCGCCATTTTATGCAGTGGCGTAAAACGCAAGCTGCCCTGCGCTTTGGTGGCATTGAATTTCTCTCCAGTAGTGAATCTCATTTGGTGTTTGTTCGTCGCCATGGCAATGAGGCGCTATTGTGTGGATTTAATTTCAGTGCCCAGCCTGCCGTTATTGAGTTGGGACAAGTGTTGGGCCTGGAGTCAATAACCGGCCATGGTTTTGCAACGCAATCCTCCCGGTCAAACAATATTGGTTTGCCGGGGTATAGCGCGTTTTTTGCCAGCCTTGTCTAG
- a CDS encoding LacI family DNA-binding transcriptional regulator, with protein MKDDKPTSFDIAYRAGVSQSTVSRALRNSPLVNEETRLKVQQIARELNYKVDKNASSLRSQQTKTIALLLCEDHGTGDSLINPFFLSMLGSITRATAIRGYDLLISFQQFSEDWHADYEDANRADGIIFLGYGDYEGFVKKLTYLTEVGAHFITWGPVLEGQPGVSIGCDNFNSAYHAAKHLIGLGRKQIAFLGDVSEHSPEFRDRYLGFCKALQEAGVAINPQLQVAAETSEEEGYKATLSLLQRRLKFDAVFGASDLIAIGAIKALEEAELHVPRDVAVMGFDDIPMASYTHPPLTTVRQDTLLAGELLVENLLRLVEGQKPESLLLPAKLVVRGSCGEKLQKP; from the coding sequence TTGAAAGACGATAAACCCACATCCTTTGATATCGCCTATCGTGCAGGGGTATCACAATCCACGGTGTCACGAGCCTTGCGTAATAGCCCCTTGGTGAACGAGGAAACGCGCCTCAAGGTGCAGCAAATTGCGCGTGAATTGAATTATAAAGTTGATAAAAATGCGAGCAGTTTGCGCTCCCAGCAAACAAAAACGATTGCCCTGTTGCTCTGTGAGGACCACGGTACTGGCGACTCGTTGATTAACCCCTTTTTCCTTTCCATGTTGGGCAGTATTACCCGTGCAACCGCAATCCGCGGTTACGATCTGTTGATCTCTTTCCAGCAATTCAGTGAGGATTGGCACGCGGACTATGAGGATGCGAATCGCGCCGACGGTATTATTTTCCTTGGTTATGGCGATTACGAAGGCTTTGTCAAAAAGCTGACCTATCTGACAGAGGTCGGGGCGCACTTCATCACTTGGGGGCCGGTACTGGAGGGGCAACCCGGGGTGTCCATTGGCTGTGATAACTTCAATAGCGCCTATCATGCTGCGAAGCACCTGATAGGGCTTGGGCGCAAACAAATCGCATTTCTGGGTGATGTCTCTGAACACAGTCCTGAGTTCCGCGATCGCTACCTCGGTTTTTGCAAAGCATTACAAGAGGCCGGGGTGGCAATTAATCCGCAGCTGCAGGTAGCCGCGGAAACCTCGGAGGAAGAGGGCTATAAGGCCACATTGAGTTTGTTGCAACGCAGGCTCAAGTTTGATGCTGTCTTTGGTGCAAGCGACCTGATCGCCATAGGCGCTATAAAGGCATTGGAGGAAGCAGAATTACATGTGCCCCGCGATGTGGCTGTCATGGGGTTTGATGATATTCCCATGGCGTCCTATACCCACCCTCCACTGACCACCGTGCGTCAGGACACCTTATTGGCAGGGGAGTTATTAGTGGAGAACCTGTTGCGCCTGGTGGAAGGGCAAAAGCCGGAATCACTGCTGCTGCCGGCCAAGTTGGTTGTGCGTGGCTCCTGCGGCGAGAAATTGCAAAAACCATAA
- a CDS encoding MFS transporter: protein MPDSAPTPSPSLPVPFERKVVLSLAALYSFRMFGLFMLLPVLSVYGSDYADHSPFLLGLALGAYGLSQALLQIPFGVMSDRFGRKPLILAGLLLFALGSVVAAMADSVYGLILGRFLQGCGAISAAVMALLTDLTSEENRTKAMATIGASIGMSFSVAMTLGPVLAAWGGVGAIFWLTAGLGLAGVYILLAVVPNVSVTAAPRREAVAVPNLLWHTLSHPELRRLNLGIFVLHFVLMANFVVLPLVLQNQLAIPRNYHGFVYFPLLALAFMLMLPFVIIAEKRRQIKPVFLAAIGLLLVSELLLVWLSHSMIPALLVLFLFFVAFNLLEATQPSLVSKIAPAGAKGTATGIYATCQVLGVFGGGALGGWLLEQQLGVAAVFMVNAALTLLWLLGAWGMTPPRFLASVLIPLRGRDPQWVADQLRQVNGVAEVVIVSSENMAYLKVDQKLVDRKALATIVDAGPQV from the coding sequence ATGCCTGATTCTGCACCTACGCCGTCACCCTCGCTACCTGTCCCTTTCGAGCGCAAGGTGGTGTTGTCTTTGGCGGCGCTTTACAGCTTCCGTATGTTCGGCCTGTTTATGTTGCTGCCGGTATTGTCCGTCTATGGCAGCGATTATGCGGATCACAGCCCATTCCTGTTGGGGTTGGCCCTGGGCGCCTATGGGCTGAGCCAGGCGTTATTGCAAATTCCTTTTGGGGTGATGTCGGATCGCTTTGGTCGCAAACCCCTGATTTTGGCCGGGCTGCTGCTGTTTGCCCTGGGCAGTGTTGTGGCGGCCATGGCCGATTCTGTCTATGGCTTGATCCTGGGGCGCTTTTTGCAGGGGTGTGGTGCCATATCGGCGGCTGTTATGGCACTGCTGACAGATCTTACCTCGGAAGAAAATCGCACCAAAGCCATGGCGACCATCGGTGCTTCCATCGGTATGTCCTTTTCGGTGGCGATGACATTGGGGCCCGTCCTGGCAGCCTGGGGGGGCGTTGGTGCCATCTTTTGGCTAACCGCCGGGTTGGGCCTCGCAGGTGTCTATATCCTGCTGGCAGTGGTGCCCAATGTGAGTGTTACGGCAGCTCCCAGGCGCGAAGCGGTGGCTGTGCCCAATTTGCTCTGGCATACCTTGTCCCATCCCGAGTTGCGTCGCCTTAACCTGGGTATTTTCGTACTGCATTTTGTCCTCATGGCAAATTTTGTGGTGTTGCCCCTGGTCTTGCAAAACCAGTTGGCTATTCCGCGCAATTACCATGGGTTTGTCTATTTCCCGCTGCTTGCCCTGGCATTTATGTTGATGTTGCCGTTTGTGATCATCGCGGAAAAGCGCCGCCAGATTAAACCGGTATTCCTGGCAGCCATCGGCTTATTACTGGTATCCGAGTTGCTGTTGGTTTGGCTATCGCACTCTATGATCCCGGCACTACTGGTCCTATTCCTGTTTTTTGTCGCCTTTAACCTGCTGGAAGCTACCCAGCCTTCGCTGGTGAGTAAAATCGCCCCGGCGGGAGCCAAGGGGACGGCTACGGGGATTTATGCGACCTGCCAGGTGTTGGGTGTTTTTGGCGGGGGAGCTTTGGGCGGCTGGTTACTGGAGCAGCAGTTGGGTGTTGCCGCTGTGTTTATGGTGAATGCAGCCCTGACATTATTGTGGTTGCTGGGCGCCTGGGGGATGACACCGCCACGTTTTCTGGCCAGTGTGTTAATTCCCTTGCGCGGCCGCGATCCGCAATGGGTTGCTGATCAATTGCGCCAGGTCAACGGGGTGGCAGAGGTGGTCATTGTCAGCTCGGAGAATATGGCCTATCTCAAAGTTGATCAAAAACTGGTGGATCGCAAGGCGCTGGCAACAATTGTGGATGCCGGGCCGCAGGTGTAA
- a CDS encoding glucan 1,4-alpha-glucosidase → MKRSLFALAISSAFFVAACSDKSPTSTSTTDQTAPGAPGAPALWSYSGKTGIGTSYEQYLNGQYSDAAATGTVSKVWFSLAQGILTETMYGLIHEAQLRELQFFIKGDDFLDEEKTDTQSEISYLKTDEQGRPLSLAYKLINTDKDGKYRIEKHIFTDPDSQSLMMRVKFTALADGITPYLYADTALANTGSNDSASYVDGVLTASEGNTSMSLKTTAHIVQGSVGFVGVSDGISELKATGSMTKTYTTTGDTAGNVGMTLQLASLNHGQTVEFDLALGFGQSPAESRTAAELTLAKGYDKVLAHYNGDGDAIGWQDYLQSLPALNNLAATATDGGKLLYTSALVLKAQEDKTHAGALIASLSNPWGDIKSAEHSATGYKAVWPRDFYQVAMAMLALGDTQSPRVAFEYLQKVQVNSSTPGYEGTPGYFLQKTHVDGTIEWIAVQMDQTAMPIMLGWRLWKEGVLSDSDITGWYHKMLKPAADFLTDGGKVKIDWIDTEIKPPFTQQERWEEQQGYSPSTIAAIIAGLVSAADIARQSGDNANAERYQSAADDFSANLEKYTFTTQGSLTGTQGNGQYYLRITQNQDPNDRAPLDNRNGQDITDESLVIDGGFLELVRYGVRSATHPQVLETIPEYDNLQLPDVLRTKYEFTFPGIEGKFPGWRRYGIDGYGEDITNGAGYAAVNDTSTPGQRGRVWPFFTGERGHYELALAKASHTLDINNLRSIYVKGMELFANEGMMLPEQVWDGVGDNSVYHYQLGQGTNSATPLAWTHAEYIKLLRSYSDGKVWDRNASTEARYVKSE, encoded by the coding sequence ATGAAAAGAAGCCTGTTTGCACTGGCCATCAGCAGTGCGTTTTTTGTTGCCGCCTGCTCCGACAAATCCCCGACAAGCACGTCTACAACAGATCAAACAGCGCCAGGTGCCCCCGGTGCTCCTGCGCTTTGGTCTTACTCGGGTAAGACCGGTATCGGTACCTCTTATGAGCAATACCTCAATGGACAATACAGTGATGCCGCCGCGACGGGTACGGTTTCCAAAGTCTGGTTTTCCCTTGCCCAGGGCATCCTGACCGAAACCATGTACGGATTGATCCACGAGGCACAGCTGCGTGAGTTGCAATTTTTCATCAAAGGCGATGACTTTCTTGATGAAGAAAAAACGGATACCCAATCCGAAATCAGTTATCTGAAAACCGATGAACAAGGCCGCCCGTTATCGCTGGCCTATAAATTGATTAATACCGATAAAGATGGCAAATACCGCATCGAAAAACATATTTTTACCGATCCGGACAGTCAGTCACTGATGATGCGCGTGAAGTTCACCGCACTCGCCGATGGTATTACGCCCTACCTTTATGCCGATACCGCACTTGCCAATACTGGCAGCAATGACAGTGCCAGCTATGTCGATGGTGTGCTTACCGCGAGTGAAGGCAATACCAGCATGAGCCTGAAAACGACAGCGCACATAGTGCAGGGCAGCGTGGGATTTGTCGGTGTCTCTGACGGCATTAGCGAATTGAAAGCCACCGGCAGCATGACAAAAACCTACACCACCACCGGTGATACCGCCGGCAATGTGGGGATGACCTTGCAATTGGCCAGCCTCAATCATGGGCAAACAGTGGAATTTGATCTGGCCCTGGGTTTTGGCCAATCTCCAGCAGAAAGCCGTACAGCTGCTGAGCTAACGCTGGCGAAAGGCTACGACAAGGTATTAGCCCATTACAACGGCGATGGCGATGCCATCGGCTGGCAGGATTACCTGCAATCACTGCCGGCGCTTAACAACCTGGCCGCGACAGCAACCGATGGCGGCAAGCTGCTTTATACCAGTGCGCTGGTACTCAAGGCACAGGAAGACAAAACCCATGCGGGTGCCTTGATTGCATCCTTGTCCAATCCCTGGGGCGACATCAAGTCAGCCGAACACTCGGCGACAGGCTACAAGGCGGTTTGGCCACGCGACTTCTATCAGGTCGCCATGGCAATGCTCGCCCTGGGCGATACGCAATCGCCCAGGGTAGCCTTTGAATATTTGCAAAAAGTGCAAGTGAACAGCAGCACTCCCGGTTACGAAGGTACCCCCGGTTATTTCCTGCAGAAGACCCATGTGGATGGCACCATCGAATGGATTGCCGTGCAGATGGATCAAACCGCTATGCCTATCATGCTTGGCTGGCGCCTGTGGAAAGAGGGGGTACTGAGTGATAGTGATATCACCGGCTGGTACCACAAAATGCTTAAACCGGCCGCCGATTTCCTCACCGATGGCGGCAAGGTGAAGATCGACTGGATCGATACCGAGATCAAACCACCCTTTACCCAGCAAGAGCGCTGGGAAGAGCAACAGGGTTATTCGCCTTCGACCATCGCGGCCATTATTGCGGGGCTGGTTTCCGCCGCGGATATCGCCCGGCAATCCGGTGATAATGCCAATGCCGAACGCTACCAGAGTGCGGCGGATGATTTCTCGGCAAACCTGGAAAAATACACCTTCACCACCCAGGGCTCCCTGACCGGTACGCAAGGCAATGGACAGTACTATCTGCGTATTACCCAGAATCAGGATCCGAACGACCGCGCGCCCCTGGACAACCGCAATGGCCAGGATATTACCGATGAGTCACTGGTAATCGATGGCGGCTTCCTGGAGCTGGTGCGCTACGGCGTGCGCTCCGCCACCCACCCCCAGGTGCTGGAAACCATACCGGAATATGACAACCTGCAATTACCGGATGTGCTGCGCACCAAATACGAATTCACTTTCCCGGGGATAGAGGGCAAATTCCCGGGCTGGCGCCGTTACGGCATAGATGGTTATGGCGAAGACATTACCAATGGCGCCGGTTATGCCGCGGTTAACGATACCAGCACACCCGGTCAACGCGGTCGTGTCTGGCCCTTTTTTACCGGCGAGCGCGGCCACTATGAATTAGCGCTGGCTAAAGCCAGCCATACCCTGGACATCAACAACCTGCGCAGCATCTATGTGAAAGGCATGGAGCTGTTTGCCAACGAGGGGATGATGCTCCCGGAGCAGGTCTGGGACGGCGTTGGGGACAATTCGGTGTATCACTACCAGTTGGGCCAAGGCACCAACTCGGCAACTCCCCTGGCATGGACTCACGCCGAATATATCAAGCTGCTGCGCAGTTACAGCGATGGCAAGGTCTGGGATCGCAATGCAAGCACTGAAGCGCGCTATGTCAAAAGCGAATAG
- the ssb gene encoding single-stranded DNA-binding protein encodes MARGINKVILIGNIGQDPEVKYMPSGGAVTNISVATSETWKDKNTGQAQERTEWHRVVLFNRLGEIAGEYLRKGSKVYIEGSLRTRKWQGQDGSDRYTTEIVASEMQMLDGRGDNAGAGMGGGAAAGAMGAGMGGYDQSPQYNSAPQGGFNQGGGYNQGGYNPQQQPNRGFNQPAQNPAPNNPPSGFDSFDDDIPF; translated from the coding sequence ATGGCACGTGGTATCAACAAAGTGATCCTGATTGGCAATATAGGCCAGGACCCCGAGGTGAAATATATGCCTTCCGGTGGCGCGGTTACCAACATCAGTGTGGCAACCTCCGAGACCTGGAAAGACAAAAACACCGGGCAGGCCCAGGAGCGTACCGAATGGCACCGCGTTGTGTTGTTCAACCGTTTAGGTGAAATCGCCGGTGAATACCTGCGCAAAGGCAGCAAGGTTTATATTGAAGGTTCACTGCGCACCCGTAAATGGCAGGGCCAGGATGGTTCTGACCGCTATACCACGGAAATTGTGGCCAGCGAAATGCAGATGCTGGACGGGCGGGGCGATAACGCCGGCGCGGGTATGGGTGGCGGTGCGGCTGCGGGAGCAATGGGGGCTGGCATGGGCGGCTATGATCAGAGCCCTCAATATAACAGCGCACCGCAAGGTGGATTTAATCAAGGCGGCGGCTATAACCAGGGCGGTTATAACCCCCAGCAGCAACCAAATCGGGGATTCAACCAGCCAGCGCAAAATCCGGCGCCGAATAATCCTCCATCCGGGTTTGACAGTTTTGATGATGACATTCCGTTTTAA